A single Blastococcus colisei DNA region contains:
- a CDS encoding PDGLE domain-containing protein, whose translation MSRRRWFWVAGIAVTLVVAAVLSGFASSSPDGLEWAAEDTGFGHTAEDSAVAGSPLADYAIGGQDGALSGGAAGVIGVVVTLLLAGGLALVVRRRGRDETPVPD comes from the coding sequence ATGAGCCGCCGTCGCTGGTTCTGGGTGGCGGGCATCGCGGTGACCCTGGTGGTCGCCGCCGTGCTGAGCGGCTTCGCCAGCTCCTCGCCCGACGGCCTGGAGTGGGCCGCCGAGGACACCGGCTTCGGGCACACCGCCGAGGACAGCGCCGTCGCCGGCTCGCCCCTGGCCGACTACGCGATCGGTGGCCAGGACGGCGCGCTGTCCGGCGGGGCCGCCGGCGTCATCGGCGTCGTCGTGACCCTGCTGCTGGCCGGTGGCCTCGCCCTGGTGGTCCGCCGCCGCGGTCGCGACGAGACCCCCGTCCCCGACTGA
- the cbiQ gene encoding cobalt ECF transporter T component CbiQ gives MAAGPAGALSARYIAGSSPVHRLAPQAKLVAVLAFALVVVATPVHAPWAPAVYTADLLLVLGVAAVAGVAPGRLARGLVVEIPFVAFAVLLPFVARGPRVEVLGLSLSENGLATGGGILAKATIAVLAATVLAATTEPRELLHGLERLRLPQLLVQILMFMIRYADVVGGELQRMRVARESRGFRGRHLGALRVLGPAAGALFVRSYERGERVHLAMLSRGYDGRLPQGPRRAVPATQWPTALSLPASAAAVLGAGFLLG, from the coding sequence GTGGCCGCCGGCCCCGCGGGCGCGCTGAGCGCCCGATACATCGCCGGCTCCAGCCCCGTCCACCGGCTGGCGCCGCAGGCCAAGCTCGTGGCCGTCCTGGCGTTCGCCCTCGTCGTCGTCGCCACCCCGGTGCATGCTCCCTGGGCCCCGGCGGTCTACACCGCCGACCTCCTGCTCGTCCTCGGCGTCGCAGCCGTGGCCGGGGTCGCACCGGGCCGGCTGGCCCGGGGCCTCGTGGTGGAGATCCCCTTCGTCGCGTTCGCCGTCCTGCTGCCCTTCGTCGCGCGCGGGCCGCGGGTGGAGGTGCTCGGCCTGTCACTGTCGGAGAACGGGCTGGCCACCGGCGGGGGCATCCTGGCCAAGGCCACCATCGCCGTGCTCGCGGCCACGGTGCTGGCCGCGACCACCGAGCCGCGCGAGCTGCTGCACGGCCTGGAGCGGCTGCGGCTGCCGCAGCTGCTGGTCCAGATCCTGATGTTCATGATCCGGTACGCCGACGTCGTCGGCGGCGAGCTCCAGCGCATGCGGGTGGCGCGGGAGTCGCGCGGGTTCCGGGGCCGGCACCTGGGCGCGCTGCGGGTGCTCGGCCCGGCGGCCGGGGCGCTGTTCGTCCGGTCCTACGAACGCGGCGAGCGCGTGCACCTGGCGATGCTGTCCCGCGGCTACGACGGACGCCTGCCGCAGGGACCGCGACGAGCGGTACCGGCCACCCAGTGGCCGACCGCACTGAGCCTCCCCGCCTCGGCAGCGGCAGTTCTCGGTGCCGGGTTCCTCCTCGGATGA
- the ftsY gene encoding signal recognition particle-docking protein FtsY, which produces MEFVLIAIAILVVALIAGVGLLVGKGRRTTRLDDDAVTGTTLTRPRPPAPVEEPRPSGATASGLGLPPDTAEAPEVELPPAEPEPGLVFETPPPSAGRLVRLRSRLARSQSSLGRGLLTVLAREKLTEDDWEEVEETLLAADVGLAATTQIVERLRTQTMVLATASGAELRELLVRELTAVLGPDMDRTLGTSRHEGRPGVVLVVGVNGAGKTTTVGKIARVLVGDGKSVVLGAADTFRAAAADQLETWGERVGVLTVRGREGGDPASVAFEAVRTGVEGEVDAVLVDTAGRLHTKSGLMDELGKVKRVVEKVSPVTEVLLVLDATTGQNGVVQARVFTEAVTVTGIVLTKLDGTAKGGIVVSVQRELGIPVKLIGLGEGPDDLAPFEPRAFAEGLVGEL; this is translated from the coding sequence ATGGAATTCGTCCTGATCGCGATCGCGATCCTCGTCGTCGCCCTGATCGCCGGGGTCGGTCTGCTCGTCGGCAAGGGCCGCCGAACCACCCGCCTCGACGACGATGCGGTGACCGGGACGACGCTCACCCGGCCGCGCCCACCGGCTCCGGTCGAGGAACCGCGCCCGTCGGGCGCCACGGCCTCCGGGCTGGGGCTGCCACCGGACACCGCGGAGGCGCCCGAGGTCGAGCTGCCCCCGGCCGAGCCGGAGCCCGGGCTGGTCTTCGAGACGCCGCCCCCGTCGGCCGGCCGGCTGGTGCGGTTGCGCTCGCGGCTGGCCCGCTCGCAGTCCTCGCTCGGCCGCGGCCTGCTCACCGTGCTCGCGCGCGAGAAGCTGACCGAGGACGACTGGGAGGAGGTCGAGGAGACCCTCCTGGCCGCCGACGTGGGCCTCGCCGCGACGACCCAGATCGTGGAGCGGCTGCGGACCCAGACGATGGTCCTGGCCACGGCCTCGGGGGCGGAGCTGCGGGAGCTGCTCGTCCGCGAGCTGACCGCCGTCCTCGGGCCGGACATGGACCGCACCCTCGGCACGAGCCGGCACGAGGGCCGGCCCGGGGTCGTCCTCGTCGTCGGGGTCAACGGCGCCGGCAAGACCACCACGGTCGGGAAGATCGCCCGCGTGCTCGTCGGCGACGGCAAGAGCGTCGTCCTCGGGGCGGCGGACACCTTCCGCGCGGCTGCGGCCGACCAGCTCGAGACCTGGGGCGAACGGGTCGGGGTCCTCACCGTGCGGGGCCGCGAGGGCGGCGACCCGGCCTCGGTGGCCTTCGAGGCGGTCCGGACCGGCGTCGAGGGCGAGGTGGACGCCGTCCTGGTCGACACCGCCGGGCGGCTGCACACCAAGTCGGGTCTGATGGACGAGTTGGGCAAGGTCAAGCGGGTGGTCGAGAAGGTCTCGCCGGTGACCGAGGTGCTGCTCGTGCTCGATGCGACGACCGGCCAGAACGGCGTCGTCCAGGCGCGGGTGTTCACCGAGGCCGTCACCGTCACCGGCATCGTCCTCACCAAGCTCGACGGGACGGCGAAGGGCGGCATCGTCGTCTCGGTCCAGCGCGAGCTGGGCATCCCGGTGAAGCTGATCGGCCTGGGGGAGGGGCCCGACGACCTCGCCCCGTTCGAGCCGCGCGCGTTCGCCGAGGGCCTGGTGGGCGAACTCTAG
- a CDS encoding energy-coupling factor ABC transporter permease, translating to MHVPDGFLDAPTSVATGVAAAGAVAVALRQARQELDDRTAPMAGLTAAFVFAVQMVNFPVAAGTSGHLIGGALTAVLVGPWTAVLSMTVVLLVQAVLFADGGLTALGTNVTLLGLVAVVIGYGVVRALTAVLPRTRTSLLAASGIGAFLSVPVAALAFVGLFGLGGVADVPLGAVAGAMTGVHLLIGLGEAAITVAVLGAVLAVRPDLVHAAGHLRREAALARRPGLEPAGVTR from the coding sequence GTGCACGTACCCGATGGATTCCTCGACGCGCCCACGTCCGTGGCCACCGGCGTGGCCGCCGCCGGCGCCGTGGCCGTCGCACTGCGGCAGGCGCGGCAGGAGCTCGACGACCGCACCGCGCCCATGGCCGGACTCACCGCCGCCTTCGTCTTCGCGGTCCAGATGGTCAACTTTCCCGTCGCGGCCGGCACGAGCGGGCACCTGATCGGCGGCGCACTGACCGCGGTGCTGGTCGGGCCGTGGACGGCGGTGCTGAGCATGACCGTCGTCCTCCTGGTGCAAGCGGTGCTCTTCGCCGACGGGGGGCTCACCGCGCTCGGTACGAACGTCACCCTGCTGGGGCTGGTCGCCGTCGTCATCGGCTACGGGGTCGTGCGCGCGCTCACCGCCGTCCTGCCGCGCACCCGCACGTCGCTGCTGGCCGCGTCCGGGATCGGCGCCTTCCTCTCGGTGCCCGTCGCGGCGCTGGCCTTCGTCGGGCTGTTCGGTCTCGGCGGTGTCGCCGACGTGCCGCTGGGCGCCGTCGCCGGCGCCATGACCGGCGTGCACCTGCTCATCGGCCTGGGCGAGGCGGCGATCACCGTGGCCGTCCTGGGTGCGGTGCTGGCCGTCCGGCCCGACCTCGTGCACGCCGCGGGGCACCTGCGTCGGGAGGCCGCCCTGGCCCGCCGTCCCGGGCTCGAGCCGGCGGGCGTCACCCGATGA
- a CDS encoding energy-coupling factor ABC transporter ATP-binding protein, with product MTAPPPSLLVEDLAFAYPDGHQALFGVDLRIERGERVALLGPNGAGKTTLVLHLNGILRAGRGRVGVAGLPVAKPALQEVRRRVGIVFQDPDDQLFMPTVGEDVAFGPRNLGLPEDEVAVRVSAALEQVGMAGYGDRPPHHLSFGQRRRVAVATVLSMHPEILVLDEPSSNLDPAGRRELAEVLQALPVTLLMVTHDLPYALQLCPRSVVLDGGVVVADGPTRELLSDAELLGRHRLELPYGFDPKYV from the coding sequence ATGACTGCTCCCCCGCCGTCCCTGCTGGTCGAGGACCTGGCGTTCGCCTACCCCGACGGCCACCAGGCGCTCTTCGGCGTCGACCTGCGCATCGAGCGCGGCGAGCGGGTCGCCCTGCTCGGACCGAACGGCGCCGGCAAGACCACCCTCGTGCTGCACCTCAACGGCATCCTGCGCGCCGGCCGGGGCCGGGTCGGCGTCGCCGGTCTCCCCGTGGCCAAGCCGGCATTGCAGGAGGTCCGACGGCGGGTGGGCATCGTGTTCCAGGACCCCGACGACCAGCTCTTCATGCCGACCGTCGGCGAGGACGTCGCCTTCGGTCCCCGCAACCTCGGGCTGCCCGAGGACGAGGTGGCCGTGCGCGTCTCGGCAGCACTGGAGCAGGTGGGGATGGCCGGGTACGGCGACCGGCCCCCGCACCACCTGTCGTTCGGCCAGCGCCGGCGGGTCGCCGTCGCCACGGTGCTGTCGATGCACCCCGAGATCCTCGTCCTCGACGAGCCGTCGTCGAACCTCGACCCGGCGGGTCGCCGCGAGCTCGCCGAGGTGCTCCAGGCCCTGCCGGTGACCCTGCTGATGGTCACCCACGACCTGCCCTACGCCCTGCAGCTGTGCCCGCGCTCGGTGGTCCTCGACGGCGGCGTGGTGGTCGCCGACGGGCCCACCCGCGAGCTGCTGAGCGACGCCGAGCTGCTCGGCAGGCACCGGCTCGAGCTCCCGTACGGGTTCGACCCGAAGTACGTCTAG